A genomic window from Chaetodon auriga isolate fChaAug3 chromosome 13, fChaAug3.hap1, whole genome shotgun sequence includes:
- the kiaa2012 gene encoding uncharacterized protein KIAA2012 homolog, producing the protein MKDLSLSLLSRGCGRFSSNKNTGRHSGRLDVCFTPQDYYIWKSQNSLLQLSSRGCPLVEAESTLPKTFSTRRGPLLLYSQDLVSLETSCHSKTRDRKQRVAQQCTQQVEQQLSTLKELTASISSYSNNQFTSSRPGRPFFPPLSLPLAPDVRHLGPPLICTTQPQPSPELLVQMNPQRLPAEKNTEQVENQPEDKEEEQGNKKRVRLDLFLRIPCTSTTPQMESQPWTHYVAITPEEEAQTHLDKRLQHTESSRHAEINHHSMRGELHHPDRNCVHDMANDHCSIQDSEAASDKGNCGRAMSANGHGRIGLLPPLTEGHSVCHGPCWEKTDKATWESPSSDEHHSQRLPPIVESRTVVPGQAIPAQTQRGAQPKAERVGFQSQENLNQVHQEPVFLPLLFPGKEEEIHGKQRRGKEQKERQYFKKETRGGGGLGGAREPSEKGSLVLLEPGEELPPPIGVLGCVAGWKGPGKQSSLAFLQNQLLDLQDSCESSNHNRSVVRGILPLELRDLQNGKSVGSLILGPDGEIIQLSVYHGSQEPFQGDSGRQEQVLQVLSADGEKSPWVIVLHPEHTHTEGGMGLNTDPEGDIQQPQSRHKLSDLYRSRESHTPSSHTDPVAVTKKKRKNAERVTETWKASKRGAKKNVWMPPLREQVGKEGPRGGNDVAEEDDKEGDLGSTEQTSHLSGLHQPGDKLQLKDDVLCSEQNINPNETTAEDAMDKKWKNKRKDTEEATVTTGTTKMKTVTSAESDGQKTQRRRKEGRWLKQKTGNDALSMKNQKQERTTRDSTEAQHQPALPSNNKMTDREGEREVTMNEEKEERGEVVRQIEDSAGRSTRGRLKYEEAVVGNLKDMKEKVQVEINQEVEKEPHLKSTTSPSATQRQTNSEKDTDHLSNNGDKYSSVGSVQSLRSTASASQFTHRRLRRSAASSYEGAMPASPVGLVSSHSCLSSCSTVMVMEEKLMLNPVKSESSRPRKSQEEEATALHLAQRAERKLQEVKKKKRREQEEKERVHTEEKMKNELEEERRKRAEELRLKRLAEEEERREREEEEQDQARREQAQRERERRRKEERRRQMERLQRMREEEEQRRRAELECLHLEEERRQEEESKKLQGMDESERMEYLNRKKQEEDDRRNKEEERKRAEEEAALWAAEEARLQAQILARQMALLQQQLAFKRGLVLEAGGLEKTQGISRPWITSYFTLLQLLGLNPTKAETITP; encoded by the exons ATGAAGGATTTGTCTTTGTCCCTGCTCAGCCGGGGGTGTGGTCGATTCTcatccaacaaaaacacagggaGGCACAGTGGGCGGCTGGACGTCTGCTTCACACCGCAG GATTACTACATCTGGAAGTCCCAGAACTCTCTCTTGCAACTGTCCAGCAGAGGGTGTCCACTCGTGGAGGCAGAGTCAACCCTTCCAAAGACTTTCAGCACTCGCAGGGGACCACTTCTACTGTACTCCCAG GACTTGGTTAGTCTGGAAACCAGCTGCCACTCGAAGaccagagacagaaagcagcgGGTTGCTCAACAGTGCACTCAGCAAGTGGAACAGCAGCTGAGCACTCTCAAGGAACTAACAGCATCCATTTCAAGCTACAGCAACAATCAG TTCACTTCTTCAAGGCCCGGTCGGCCATTCTTTCCTCCTCTTAGTCTTCCTCTTGCTCCAGATGTTCGTCATCTCGGTCCACCACTTATTTGCACCACACAACCACAGCCCAGTCCAGAGCTCCTTGTACAGATGAACCCCCAAAGGcttcctgcagaaaaaaacactgaacaagtGGAGAACCAACCTGAAG ataaagaggaggagcagggcaACAAGAAGAGAGTCAGGCTGGATCTATTCCTGCGGATACCCTGTACCTCCACAACTCCACAGATGGAGTCTCAGCCCTGGACACACTATGTAGCGATAACCCCTGAAGAAGAAGCTCAG ACACACTTAGACAAGAGACTGCAGCATACAGAAAGTTCACGGCATGCTGAAATAAACCACCATAGCATGAGAGGGGAGCTTCATCATCCAGACAGGAACTGTGTTCATGACATGGCAAATGATCATTGTTCCATTCAAGACAGTGAAGCAGCCAGTGATAAAGGCAACTGTGGAAGAGCAATGAGTGCAAACGGACATGGGaggatag GCCTCCTTCCACCTCTGACAGAGGGACATTCAGTCTGTCATGGGCCCTGCTGGGAGAAGACAGACAAG GCAACATGGGAGAGCCCCAGCAGTGATGAACACCATTCACAGCGCCTGCCGCCTATAGTAGAGAGTCGTACTGTTGTCCCTGGCCAGGCTATCCCAGCTCAGACACAGAGGGGTGCCCAACCAAAGGCAGAAAGAGTTGGGTTTCAATCCCAAGAAAATCTGAATCAAGTCCACCAAGAGcctgtgtttcttcctctgctgtttcccgGGAAGGAGG AAGAGATACATGGGAAGCAAAGACggggaaaagaacaaaaagagagacaatACTTTAAAAAAGAGACAAGGGGAGGCGGAGGATTAGGAGGCGCAAGGGAACCCTCTGAGAAAGGCTCTCTGGTACTGCTGGAGCCAGGAGAAg AGCTTCCTCCTCCAATAGGAGTGCTGGGTTGTGTTGCAGGATGGAAAGGCCCAGGCAAGCAAAGCTCTTTGGCCTTCTTACAGAACCAACTGCTTGACCTCCAGGATTCCTGTGAATCCAGCAATCATAACAGAAGTGTGGTTAGGGGTATTCTTCCTCTGGAGTTGAGAG ATTTGCAGAATGGCAAATCTGTTGGCAGCCTGATCCTGGGTCCCGACGGGGAGATCATTCAACTCTCAGTGTACCACGGCAGCCAGGAACCATTTCAGGGTGATAGTGGCAGACAGGAGCAAG TTCTCCAGGTTTTGTCTGCAGATGGAGAGAAGTCACCCTGGGTCATTGTCCTGCACCCTGAACATACACATAcag agggagggatggggcTAAACACAGATCCTGAAGGTGACATCCAGCAACCTCAGTCTAGACACAAG CTCTCAGATCTTTACAGATCAAGAGAGAGCCACACACCCAGCAGCCACACAGACCCAG tgGCTGTgaccaagaaaaaaagaaagaatgcagagagagtgacagaaacatggaaGGCATCAAAGAGGGGtgctaaaaaaaatgtttggatgCCTCCACTGAGGGAGCAGGTGGGGAAGGAGGGACCAAGAGGAGGCAATGATGTGGCAGAAGAGGATGACAAAGAGGGAGACCTTGGCAGTACAGAACAGACCAGTCATTTGTCTGGATTACATCAGCCAGG AGATAAGCTGCAGTTAAAAGATGATGTGTTATGCAGCGAACAGAACATCAACCCCaatgaaacaacagcagaggacGCTATGGACAAAAAATGGAAGAATAAGAGGAAGGATACTGAGGAAGCTACAGTAACCACAGG GACAacgaaaatgaaaacagtgacaagTGCAGAATCAGATGGACAGAAAACtcaaaggagaagaaaggaaggaagatggctgaaacaaaagactggaaatgatGCTCTATCAATGAAGAACCAGAAACAAGAGAGGACCACCAGAGATTCCACAGAGGCTCAACACCAGCCTGCTCTCCCTTCT AATAACAAAATGActgacagagaaggagagagagaagtgacgatgaatgaggagaaagaggagcgaGGAGAAGTGGTGAGGCAGATTGAAGATTCTGCTGGGAGGAGTACGAGAGGAAGGCTGAAATATGAAGAGGCAGTTGTTG GAAATCTCAAGGACATGAAGGAGAAAGTGCAGGTGGAGATTAACCAGGAAGTGGAAAAAGAGCCCCACCTAAAATCCACCACGAGTCCCTctgcaacacaaagacaaacaaattcagagaaagacacagaccATCTTTCCAACAATGGAGACAAATACAGCAGTGTTGGGTCAGTGCAGTCACTTAGGTCCACTGCCTCTGCATCCCAGTTCACTCacaggaggctgaggaggtcTGCTGCCTCTTCCTACGAGGGGGCCATGCCAGCCAGCCCAGTGGGACTCGTTTCATCGCATAGCTGCCTGTCGTCATGTTCAACTGTCATGGTAATGGAGGAAAAGCTGATGCTGAACCCAGTAAAGTCAGAG tccTCCAGGCCCAGAAAAAGTCAGGAAGAGGAGGCTACAGCTCTGCATCTGGCCCAGCGAGCAGAAAGAAAGTtgcaggaggtgaagaagaagaagaggagggagcaggaggaaaaggagagggtgCATAcagaggaaaagatgaagaatgagctcgaggaggagaggaggaaaagagctgAGGAACTCAG ACTAAAGAGGCTAgcggaagaggaggagaggagggaacgtgaggaagaggagcaggaccAAGCAAGACGGGAACAggcacaaagagaaagagagaggaggaggaaggaggagaggaggcggcAGATGGAGCGACTCcagagaatgagagaagaggaggaacagaggaggagag CTGAACTAGAGTGTCTGCAcctggaagaggagaggaggcaggaggaggagagcaagaAGCTACAGGGGATGGATGAGAGTGAGAGGATGGAGTACCTCAATaggaagaagcaggaggaggatgacaggagGAACAAAGAAGAGGAGCGGaagagagcagaagaggaggccGCCTTGTGGGCCGCTGAGGAGGCCAGGCTGCAGGCTCAAATTCTTGCTAG acagatggcattgctgcagcagcagttggcCTTTAAAAGGGGTCTCGTGTTGGAGGCTGGAGGTCTGGAGAAAACCCAGGGTATCTCCAGACCGTGGATCACCTCCTATTTCACTTTGTTACAGTTGCTGGGTTTAAATCCAACTAAAGCTGAAACTATAACCCCTTGA
- the LOC143330841 gene encoding olfactory receptor 4E2-like: MENTTEMVSFVLAMYGNMGLLKYLYFIVTMLFYILVIFANTILVAIIYVDRNLHEPMYLFLCNLFVNEIYGSTSMLPCLMVQILSETHEISAFHCFLQIFNIHTYVAIEFGTLTIMAYDRYICICKPLHYNVLITKRIVQQVILVIWVVSFIEVGVLLSFTIHLKRCGTVINKVFCAHHLVVELSCSSDRTVSLIHDLVFGLIFTVAAPVSYISFTYVKILAVCLKGSRETRMKAFDTCTPHFISLISLVFACFYSLIAQRFDMFSVPYPLCVFLSIYVVIIQPLQNPIMYGLKLSKIRHACKTLLTLKPLQPYIFMESI; encoded by the coding sequence AtggaaaatacaacagaaatgGTGTCATTTGTATTGGCTATGTATGGTAACATGGGTCTCTTAAAGTACCTGTATTTCATTGTAACAATGCTGTTTTACATATTGGTTATTTTTGCCAACACCATTCTTGTTGCCATTATTTACGTGGACAGAAATCTGCATGAGCCCATGTATCTATTCCTGTGCAATTTATTTGTTAATGAAATATATGGCAGCACATCTATGTTGCCTTGTTTGATGGTACAAATCTTGTCAGAGACTCATGAAATTTCTGCCTTTCACTGCTTCcttcaaatatttaacattcATACATATGTAGCAATTGAATTTGGAACATTAACAATAATGGCATATGACAGATATATATGTATTTGTAAGCCTTTACATTACAATGTCCTAATAACCAAAAGAATAGTACAACAGGTCATTCTTGTTATTTGGGTAGTTTCTTTTATAGAAGTTGGTGTTTTACTGTCATTCACTATTCATTTAAAACGTTGTGGGACTGTCATCAACAAAGTTTTTTGTGCACACCACCTTGTAGTTGAACTTTCTTGCTCATCAGACAGAACAGTGTCACTCATTCATGATCTGGTTTTTGGCCTTATTTTCACTGTTGCTGCCCCTGTCAGTTACATTTCATTCACTTATGTAAAGATTTTGGCTGTGTGTTTAAAAGGTTCCAGAGAGACCAGAATGAAGGCTTTTGATACCTGCacaccacattttatttcactCATTAGCCTTGTCTTTGCctgtttttacagtttgattGCTCAAAGATTTGACATGTTCTCTGTTCCATatccactgtgtgttttcttgtctaTTTATGTTGTGATCATTCAGCCCCTTCAAAATCCGATAATGTATGGtcttaaactgtcaaaaattaGACATGCTTGTAAAACTTTGTTGACATTAAAACCATTGCAACCCTACATTTTCATGGAAAGTATTTAA